The genomic segment TGCTCTTGAGGTTGGGGACTTTACCCCCCGAAAACTGCGCCTTCTTTATTTCCTGGATTATGATGACGCCCCCCCCCTCGATCAGGTGCTGGTGGTCTATTTTCCTGCGCCCCATTCAGCTACCGGTGAAGATCAGGTAGAGATCCACCCCCACGGATCCCCCGTGATTCTTTCCAGAATGATGGAGCGTCTTCTTGAAGTGGGATTTCGGACCGCCCGCCCGGGTGAATTCAGCCGCCGGGCTTATCTCAACGGCAAGATGGATCTGGTGCAGGCTGAAGCGCTCATGGGGCTCATTGAGGCCTCTTCCCTGCGCGCCGCAAGGGAAGCCTCCCGACAGCTGGCAGGCTCCCTCTCAGAGCGTCTGGGAGCCATTCGCGGGGAGCTTGTGGCGCTGCTTTCCCATCTGGAAGCGGGGCTCGATTTTCCCGATGAAGAGATCTCCCCTGACAATCAGGCGGTGATTGCAGAACGTCTGGCCCAGGTTTTGGCCTCCCTTCAGGAAATGCTTTCATCCGCACAGACCGGCAGGCATCTCAGTGAAGGGTTTCAGCTGGTGATTA from the Magnetococcales bacterium genome contains:
- the mnmE gene encoding tRNA uridine-5-carboxymethylaminomethyl(34) synthesis GTPase MnmE; this encodes MRPPLHLESDPIMGLATPPGSSAVAVLRLSGPNLLPSLLPLFSTPSGNALEVGDFTPRKLRLLYFLDYDDAPPLDQVLVVYFPAPHSATGEDQVEIHPHGSPVILSRMMERLLEVGFRTARPGEFSRRAYLNGKMDLVQAEALMGLIEASSLRAAREASRQLAGSLSERLGAIRGELVALLSHLEAGLDFPDEEISPDNQAVIAERLAQVLASLQEMLSSAQTGRHLSEGFQLVIMGRPNVGKSSLFNRLIGQDRAIVTPLPGTTRDLIENQLIIDGIPVLLVDSAGIRSQAEEIEQEGIRRAKAKAQGADGVLFVGEAHLGLQEEEELMLGGLDPERLIVVWNKGDLCSPLPDPTRVNPPSPPQTP